The proteins below come from a single Pleuronectes platessa chromosome 3, fPlePla1.1, whole genome shotgun sequence genomic window:
- the LOC128436778 gene encoding MICAL-like protein 2 isoform X2, whose translation MSAVKALQQWCRLRCEGYRDVAITNMTTSFRDGLAFCALIHRHRPELIDFESLKKDNVYDNNKLAFKVADEELGIPALLDAEDMVAMKVPDRLSILTYVSQYYNYFHGRSPIGGMAAIKRPAEAATDEPSGKKNQAVVAKVFPSSKPAKENSPPRSSLFNRPPPSPKPSRNVTKDVPVERSHQTGTLSNKCASCDKHVHLVQRHLVEGKLYHRSCAKSLSSANTLTALRDLPTNNPVSKFAPLPDTTKASITTPPQASSRLGPTWLTEKPSPPSTLSTTVSPMPPYRPHLGVSSAAKETPTPPVSKPAAPPTTGESTVTPTTSISPRPVAAPRTSTTAAKTGKSRFKFFQSNSNNDNEEKKTTTIDMDIDKPVNVSGKVQEAAAGQAVTVVVNIGGGAGKNVMTPNLDKGGDRAKAAGGGGKVSSKQEDGESNKMKAAAGGGKVSFKPEDAENIKTKAAAAAAGGGGKVSFKPEDDESNKTKAAGGGGKFSFKPEDAESNKTKAAAAAGGGGKFSFKPEDAENNKMKAAAAGGGGKVSFKPEDAESYKTKAAGGGKVSFKPEDAENNKTKAAGGGGGGKVSFKPEDAENNKTKAAGGGGGGKVSFKPEDGENNKTKAAGGGKVSFKPEDTESYKTKAAAAAFISGKKETTPNLDKGGDRAKAAGGGEGKVCSKPEDGESNKTKAAAAVAAAFISKKQTEENNNSSSSSQPTWTSALLKKPDKPAQVETPKKETGGVRGRVKLRANPSLLADLMPVDPPTSTPTPTSTPTPASRGGLRTRTPERGDPKPRSPSPSPSASEKESPADWRSKLKPVAKDTKPAAPPPWANGAGKPQNSEPSAGPASHGSAPSVPVTSPPWKGFQNVPRDQTTNGTKSESKTSKMKPDYIPKEDIMKELQSIEDSLNELERRGVELEVKLRSSEEEGEDEDEVMVEWFNLIRNKQVAMRRESELVYIGKTQDLEEQQPSVELELRRLIDKPDRLKTAMDRKREKELMDKLVEIVNDRNAIVDGLDEDRLREDEEDQELNKLMMNFTVKKDKPKKKSKLFSWGSKKEG comes from the exons ATGTCGGCCGTCAAGGCGCTGCAGCAGTGGTGCCGGCTCCGGTGCGAGGGCTACCGGGACGTGGCCATCACCAACATGACCACGTCGTTCAGGGACGGCCTGGCTTTCTGCGCCCTCATCCACAGACACAGACCTGAGCTCAT CGATTTTGAGTCGCTGAAGAAGGACAATGTCTacgacaacaacaaactg gCCTTCAAGGTGGCGGATGAGGAGCTGGGGATCCCGGCTCTGTTGGACGCAGAAGACATGGTGGCCATGAAGGTTCCCGACCGCCTCAGTATCCTGACCTACGTCTCACAGTACTACAACTACTTCCACGGACGCTCCCCGA TCGGTGGAATGGCAGCCATTAAGCGTCCGGCCGAGGCCGCCACAGATGAACCCTCTGGGAAGAAGAACCAGGCGGTGGTGGCGAAGGTGTTCCCCTCGTCCAAGCCTGCCAAAGAGAACAGCCCTCCCCGCTCTTCCCTCTTCAACAGGCCTCCTCCCTCCCCGAAACCAAGCAGGAACGTCACAAAG GACGTCCCGGTGGAGCGATCCCATCAAACAGGAACCCTGAGTAACAAGTGTGCATCCTGTGACAAGCACGTTCACTTGGTGCAGCGACACCTAGTGGAAGGGAAGCTCTACCACAGGAGCTGTGCAAA GTCTCTGTCCTCTGCAAACACATTGACAGCACTCAGAGATTTACCCACAAACAACCCTGTGTCCAAATTCGCTCCTCTACCCGACACGACTAAAGCCAGCATAACCACTCCTCCCCAAGCCTCCTCCAGACTGGGGCCAACATGGCTGACGGAGAAACCCAGCCCTCCTTCCACCTTGTCCACCACGGTTTCCCCCATGCCTCCTTACCGGCCTCATTTAGGCGTCTCTTCCGCTGCTAAAGAAACTCCCACGCCGCCTGTCTCCaaacctgcagctccaccgACTACTGGTGAATCTACCGTCACTCCAACCACCTCCATCAGCCCCAGGCCCGTTGCTGCCCCCCGCACCTCCACCACAGCAGCCAAGACGGGGAAGTCCAGGTTCAAGTTCTTCCAGTCCAACAGCAACAATGACAACGAAGAGAAAAAGACCACAACCATCGACATGGACATAGATAAACCAGTGAATGTGAGCGGTAAAGTCCAGGAGGCCGCGGCAGGTCAGGCTGTGACTGTGGTTGTAAATATCGGTGGTGGTGCCGGCAAAAATGTAATGACTCCAAACCTGGATAAAGGTGGAGACAGAGCtaaagcagcaggtggaggaggaaaggtGAGTTCGAAACAAGAAGATGGTGAAAGCAACAAGATGAAagctgcagcaggtggaggaaaaGTGAGTTTTAAACCAGAAGATGCTGAAAACATCAAGacgaaagcagcagcagcagcagcaggtggaggaggaaaagtGAGTTTTAAACCAGAAGATGATGAAAGCAACAAGACgaaagcagcaggtggaggaggaaaatTTAGTTTTAAACCAGAAGACGCTGAAAGCAACAAGAcgaaagctgcagcagcagcaggtggtggAGGAAAATTTAGTTTTAAACCTGAAGACGCTGAAAACAACAagatgaaagcagcagcagcaggtggaggaggaaaagtGAGTTTTAAACCAGAAGACGCTGAAAGCTACAAGACgaaagcagcaggtggaggaaaaGTGAGTTTTAAACCAGAAGACGCTGAAAACAACAAGAcaaaagcagcaggtggaggtggaggaggaaaagtGAGTTTTAAACCAGAAGACGCTGAAAACAACAAGAcaaaagcagcaggtggaggtggaggaggaaaagtGAGTTTTAAACCAGAAGATGGTGAAAACAACAAGAcaaaagcagcaggtggaggaaaaGTGAGTTTTAAACCAGAAGAC ACTGAAAGCTACAagacaaaagcagcagcagcagctttcatCTCCGGCAAAAAGGAAACAACTCCAAACCTGGATAAAGGGGGAGACAGAGCtaaagcagcaggtggaggagaaggaaaggTTTGTTCGAAACCAGAAGACGGTGAAAGCAACAAGacgaaagcagcagcagcagtagcagcagcttTCATTTCCAAGAAACAGACCGaggagaacaacaacagcagcagcagcagccaaccAACATGGACGAGTGCTTTGCTGAAGAAACCCGACAA ACCTGCTCAGGTGGAGACTCCTAAGAAGGAGACGGGGGGAGTCAGAGGGAGGGTGAAGCTGAGAGCCAACCCGTCGCTCCTCGCTGACCTGATGCCTGTGGACCCCCCGACCTCTACCCCGACCCCGACCTCTACCCCGACCCCGGCCTCCAGGGGGGGACTGAGAACCAGAACTCCAGAGAGAGGGGACCCGAAGCCTCGCAGCCCCTCACCCAGCCCCTCAG CGTCGGAGAAGGAGTCCCCTGCAGACTGGAGGTCGAAGCTCAAACCCGTCGCCAAAGACACAAA acctgctgctcctccaccgTGGGCGAACGGAGCTGGAAAGCCCCAGAACTCAGAGCCCTCTGCCGGGCCTGCCTCTCATGGTTCTGCCCCGAGTGTCCCTGTCACGTCGCCTCCATGGAAGG GATTTCAGAATGTTCCGAGAGACCAAACCACAAACGGCACCAAGTCGGAGTCAAAGACTTCGAAG atgaagCCAGACTACATTCCTAAAGAGGACATCATGAAGGAGCTTCAGAGCATTGAAGACAGCTTGAACGAgttggagagaagaggagtggagctggaggtgaagcTCCGCAGCAGCGAGGAAG agggtgaagatgaggatgaggtcATGGTCGAGTGGTTCAACTTGATCAGGAACAAGCAGGTGGCCATGCGCCGGGAGTCTGAACTGGTTTACat aggAAAAACTCAGgacctggaggagcagcagcccaGTGTTGAGCTGGAGCTCAGGAGACTGATTGACAAACCAG ACCGCCTGAAAACAGCCAtggacagaaagagggagaaggagctgaTGGACAAGCTGGTGGAGATCGTCAACGACAGAAACGCCATCGTGGACGGGCTGGACGAGGACAGGCTCAG ggaggacgaggaggaccaggagctAAACAAGTTGATGATGAATTTCA ccgtAAAGAAGGACAAACCAAAGAAAAAGTCCAAACTGTTCAGCTGGGGCAGCAAGAAGGAGGGATGA
- the LOC128436778 gene encoding MICAL-like protein 2 isoform X1, with the protein MSAVKALQQWCRLRCEGYRDVAITNMTTSFRDGLAFCALIHRHRPELIDFESLKKDNVYDNNKLAFKVADEELGIPALLDAEDMVAMKVPDRLSILTYVSQYYNYFHGRSPIGGMAAIKRPAEAATDEPSGKKNQAVVAKVFPSSKPAKENSPPRSSLFNRPPPSPKPSRNVTKDVPVERSHQTGTLSNKCASCDKHVHLVQRHLVEGKLYHRSCAKSLSSANTLTALRDLPTNNPVSKFAPLPDTTKASITTPPQASSRLGPTWLTEKPSPPSTLSTTVSPMPPYRPHLGVSSAAKETPTPPVSKPAAPPTTGESTVTPTTSISPRPVAAPRTSTTAAKTGKSRFKFFQSNSNNDNEEKKTTTIDMDIDKPVNVSGKVQEAAAGQAVTVVVNIGGGAGKNVMTPNLDKGGDRAKAAGGGGKVSSKQEDGESNKMKAAAGGGKVSFKPEDAENIKTKAAAAAAGGGGKVSFKPEDDESNKTKAAGGGGKFSFKPEDAESNKTKAAAAAGGGGKFSFKPEDAENNKMKAAAAGGGGKVSFKPEDAESYKTKAAGGGKVSFKPEDAENNKTKAAGGGGGGKVSFKPEDAENNKTKAAGGGGGGKVSFKPEDGENNKTKAAGGGKVSFKPEDAESNKMKSAAGGGGKVSFKPEDTESYKTKAAAAAFISGKKETTPNLDKGGDRAKAAGGGEGKVCSKPEDGESNKTKAAAAVAAAFISKKQTEENNNSSSSSQPTWTSALLKKPDKPAQVETPKKETGGVRGRVKLRANPSLLADLMPVDPPTSTPTPTSTPTPASRGGLRTRTPERGDPKPRSPSPSPSASEKESPADWRSKLKPVAKDTKPAAPPPWANGAGKPQNSEPSAGPASHGSAPSVPVTSPPWKGFQNVPRDQTTNGTKSESKTSKMKPDYIPKEDIMKELQSIEDSLNELERRGVELEVKLRSSEEEGEDEDEVMVEWFNLIRNKQVAMRRESELVYIGKTQDLEEQQPSVELELRRLIDKPDRLKTAMDRKREKELMDKLVEIVNDRNAIVDGLDEDRLREDEEDQELNKLMMNFTVKKDKPKKKSKLFSWGSKKEG; encoded by the exons ATGTCGGCCGTCAAGGCGCTGCAGCAGTGGTGCCGGCTCCGGTGCGAGGGCTACCGGGACGTGGCCATCACCAACATGACCACGTCGTTCAGGGACGGCCTGGCTTTCTGCGCCCTCATCCACAGACACAGACCTGAGCTCAT CGATTTTGAGTCGCTGAAGAAGGACAATGTCTacgacaacaacaaactg gCCTTCAAGGTGGCGGATGAGGAGCTGGGGATCCCGGCTCTGTTGGACGCAGAAGACATGGTGGCCATGAAGGTTCCCGACCGCCTCAGTATCCTGACCTACGTCTCACAGTACTACAACTACTTCCACGGACGCTCCCCGA TCGGTGGAATGGCAGCCATTAAGCGTCCGGCCGAGGCCGCCACAGATGAACCCTCTGGGAAGAAGAACCAGGCGGTGGTGGCGAAGGTGTTCCCCTCGTCCAAGCCTGCCAAAGAGAACAGCCCTCCCCGCTCTTCCCTCTTCAACAGGCCTCCTCCCTCCCCGAAACCAAGCAGGAACGTCACAAAG GACGTCCCGGTGGAGCGATCCCATCAAACAGGAACCCTGAGTAACAAGTGTGCATCCTGTGACAAGCACGTTCACTTGGTGCAGCGACACCTAGTGGAAGGGAAGCTCTACCACAGGAGCTGTGCAAA GTCTCTGTCCTCTGCAAACACATTGACAGCACTCAGAGATTTACCCACAAACAACCCTGTGTCCAAATTCGCTCCTCTACCCGACACGACTAAAGCCAGCATAACCACTCCTCCCCAAGCCTCCTCCAGACTGGGGCCAACATGGCTGACGGAGAAACCCAGCCCTCCTTCCACCTTGTCCACCACGGTTTCCCCCATGCCTCCTTACCGGCCTCATTTAGGCGTCTCTTCCGCTGCTAAAGAAACTCCCACGCCGCCTGTCTCCaaacctgcagctccaccgACTACTGGTGAATCTACCGTCACTCCAACCACCTCCATCAGCCCCAGGCCCGTTGCTGCCCCCCGCACCTCCACCACAGCAGCCAAGACGGGGAAGTCCAGGTTCAAGTTCTTCCAGTCCAACAGCAACAATGACAACGAAGAGAAAAAGACCACAACCATCGACATGGACATAGATAAACCAGTGAATGTGAGCGGTAAAGTCCAGGAGGCCGCGGCAGGTCAGGCTGTGACTGTGGTTGTAAATATCGGTGGTGGTGCCGGCAAAAATGTAATGACTCCAAACCTGGATAAAGGTGGAGACAGAGCtaaagcagcaggtggaggaggaaaggtGAGTTCGAAACAAGAAGATGGTGAAAGCAACAAGATGAAagctgcagcaggtggaggaaaaGTGAGTTTTAAACCAGAAGATGCTGAAAACATCAAGacgaaagcagcagcagcagcagcaggtggaggaggaaaagtGAGTTTTAAACCAGAAGATGATGAAAGCAACAAGACgaaagcagcaggtggaggaggaaaatTTAGTTTTAAACCAGAAGACGCTGAAAGCAACAAGAcgaaagctgcagcagcagcaggtggtggAGGAAAATTTAGTTTTAAACCTGAAGACGCTGAAAACAACAagatgaaagcagcagcagcaggtggaggaggaaaagtGAGTTTTAAACCAGAAGACGCTGAAAGCTACAAGACgaaagcagcaggtggaggaaaaGTGAGTTTTAAACCAGAAGACGCTGAAAACAACAAGAcaaaagcagcaggtggaggtggaggaggaaaagtGAGTTTTAAACCAGAAGACGCTGAAAACAACAAGAcaaaagcagcaggtggaggtggaggaggaaaagtGAGTTTTAAACCAGAAGATGGTGAAAACAACAAGAcaaaagcagcaggtggaggaaaaGTGAGTTTTAAACCAGAAGACGCTGAAAGCAACAAGATGAAatcagcagcaggtggaggaggaaaagtGAGTTTTAAACCAGAAGACACTGAAAGCTACAagacaaaagcagcagcagcagctttcatCTCCGGCAAAAAGGAAACAACTCCAAACCTGGATAAAGGGGGAGACAGAGCtaaagcagcaggtggaggagaaggaaaggTTTGTTCGAAACCAGAAGACGGTGAAAGCAACAAGacgaaagcagcagcagcagtagcagcagcttTCATTTCCAAGAAACAGACCGaggagaacaacaacagcagcagcagcagccaaccAACATGGACGAGTGCTTTGCTGAAGAAACCCGACAA ACCTGCTCAGGTGGAGACTCCTAAGAAGGAGACGGGGGGAGTCAGAGGGAGGGTGAAGCTGAGAGCCAACCCGTCGCTCCTCGCTGACCTGATGCCTGTGGACCCCCCGACCTCTACCCCGACCCCGACCTCTACCCCGACCCCGGCCTCCAGGGGGGGACTGAGAACCAGAACTCCAGAGAGAGGGGACCCGAAGCCTCGCAGCCCCTCACCCAGCCCCTCAG CGTCGGAGAAGGAGTCCCCTGCAGACTGGAGGTCGAAGCTCAAACCCGTCGCCAAAGACACAAA acctgctgctcctccaccgTGGGCGAACGGAGCTGGAAAGCCCCAGAACTCAGAGCCCTCTGCCGGGCCTGCCTCTCATGGTTCTGCCCCGAGTGTCCCTGTCACGTCGCCTCCATGGAAGG GATTTCAGAATGTTCCGAGAGACCAAACCACAAACGGCACCAAGTCGGAGTCAAAGACTTCGAAG atgaagCCAGACTACATTCCTAAAGAGGACATCATGAAGGAGCTTCAGAGCATTGAAGACAGCTTGAACGAgttggagagaagaggagtggagctggaggtgaagcTCCGCAGCAGCGAGGAAG agggtgaagatgaggatgaggtcATGGTCGAGTGGTTCAACTTGATCAGGAACAAGCAGGTGGCCATGCGCCGGGAGTCTGAACTGGTTTACat aggAAAAACTCAGgacctggaggagcagcagcccaGTGTTGAGCTGGAGCTCAGGAGACTGATTGACAAACCAG ACCGCCTGAAAACAGCCAtggacagaaagagggagaaggagctgaTGGACAAGCTGGTGGAGATCGTCAACGACAGAAACGCCATCGTGGACGGGCTGGACGAGGACAGGCTCAG ggaggacgaggaggaccaggagctAAACAAGTTGATGATGAATTTCA ccgtAAAGAAGGACAAACCAAAGAAAAAGTCCAAACTGTTCAGCTGGGGCAGCAAGAAGGAGGGATGA
- the LOC128436778 gene encoding MICAL-like protein 1 isoform X3, which produces MSAVKALQQWCRLRCEGYRDVAITNMTTSFRDGLAFCALIHRHRPELIDFESLKKDNVYDNNKLAFKVADEELGIPALLDAEDMVAMKVPDRLSILTYVSQYYNYFHGRSPIGGMAAIKRPAEAATDEPSGKKNQAVVAKVFPSSKPAKENSPPRSSLFNRPPPSPKPSRNVTKDVPVERSHQTGTLSNKCASCDKHVHLVQRHLVEGKLYHRSCAKSLSSANTLTALRDLPTNNPVSKFAPLPDTTKASITTPPQASSRLGPTWLTEKPSPPSTLSTTVSPMPPYRPHLGVSSAAKETPTPPVSKPAAPPTTGESTVTPTTSISPRPVAAPRTSTTAAKTGKSRFKFFQSNSNNDNEEKKTTTIDMDIDKPVNVSGKVQEAAAGQAVTVVVNIGGGAGKNVMTPNLDKGGDRAKAAGGGGKVSSKQEDGESNKMKAAAGGGKVSFKPEDAENIKTKAAAAAAGGGGKVSFKPEDDESNKTKAAGGGGKVSFKPEDAENNKTKAAGGGGGGKVSFKPEDGENNKTKAAGGGKVSFKPEDAESNKMKSAAGGGGKVSFKPEDTESYKTKAAAAAFISGKKETTPNLDKGGDRAKAAGGGEGKVCSKPEDGESNKTKAAAAVAAAFISKKQTEENNNSSSSSQPTWTSALLKKPDKPAQVETPKKETGGVRGRVKLRANPSLLADLMPVDPPTSTPTPTSTPTPASRGGLRTRTPERGDPKPRSPSPSPSASEKESPADWRSKLKPVAKDTKPAAPPPWANGAGKPQNSEPSAGPASHGSAPSVPVTSPPWKGFQNVPRDQTTNGTKSESKTSKMKPDYIPKEDIMKELQSIEDSLNELERRGVELEVKLRSSEEEGEDEDEVMVEWFNLIRNKQVAMRRESELVYIGKTQDLEEQQPSVELELRRLIDKPDRLKTAMDRKREKELMDKLVEIVNDRNAIVDGLDEDRLREDEEDQELNKLMMNFTVKKDKPKKKSKLFSWGSKKEG; this is translated from the exons ATGTCGGCCGTCAAGGCGCTGCAGCAGTGGTGCCGGCTCCGGTGCGAGGGCTACCGGGACGTGGCCATCACCAACATGACCACGTCGTTCAGGGACGGCCTGGCTTTCTGCGCCCTCATCCACAGACACAGACCTGAGCTCAT CGATTTTGAGTCGCTGAAGAAGGACAATGTCTacgacaacaacaaactg gCCTTCAAGGTGGCGGATGAGGAGCTGGGGATCCCGGCTCTGTTGGACGCAGAAGACATGGTGGCCATGAAGGTTCCCGACCGCCTCAGTATCCTGACCTACGTCTCACAGTACTACAACTACTTCCACGGACGCTCCCCGA TCGGTGGAATGGCAGCCATTAAGCGTCCGGCCGAGGCCGCCACAGATGAACCCTCTGGGAAGAAGAACCAGGCGGTGGTGGCGAAGGTGTTCCCCTCGTCCAAGCCTGCCAAAGAGAACAGCCCTCCCCGCTCTTCCCTCTTCAACAGGCCTCCTCCCTCCCCGAAACCAAGCAGGAACGTCACAAAG GACGTCCCGGTGGAGCGATCCCATCAAACAGGAACCCTGAGTAACAAGTGTGCATCCTGTGACAAGCACGTTCACTTGGTGCAGCGACACCTAGTGGAAGGGAAGCTCTACCACAGGAGCTGTGCAAA GTCTCTGTCCTCTGCAAACACATTGACAGCACTCAGAGATTTACCCACAAACAACCCTGTGTCCAAATTCGCTCCTCTACCCGACACGACTAAAGCCAGCATAACCACTCCTCCCCAAGCCTCCTCCAGACTGGGGCCAACATGGCTGACGGAGAAACCCAGCCCTCCTTCCACCTTGTCCACCACGGTTTCCCCCATGCCTCCTTACCGGCCTCATTTAGGCGTCTCTTCCGCTGCTAAAGAAACTCCCACGCCGCCTGTCTCCaaacctgcagctccaccgACTACTGGTGAATCTACCGTCACTCCAACCACCTCCATCAGCCCCAGGCCCGTTGCTGCCCCCCGCACCTCCACCACAGCAGCCAAGACGGGGAAGTCCAGGTTCAAGTTCTTCCAGTCCAACAGCAACAATGACAACGAAGAGAAAAAGACCACAACCATCGACATGGACATAGATAAACCAGTGAATGTGAGCGGTAAAGTCCAGGAGGCCGCGGCAGGTCAGGCTGTGACTGTGGTTGTAAATATCGGTGGTGGTGCCGGCAAAAATGTAATGACTCCAAACCTGGATAAAGGTGGAGACAGAGCtaaagcagcaggtggaggaggaaaggtGAGTTCGAAACAAGAAGATGGTGAAAGCAACAAGATGAAagctgcagcaggtggaggaaaaGTGAGTTTTAAACCAGAAGATGCTGAAAACATCAAGacgaaagcagcagcagcagcagcaggtggaggaggaaaagtGAGTTTTAAACCAGAAGATGATGAAAGCAACAAGACgaaagcagcag gtggaggaggaaaagtGAGTTTTAAACCAGAAGACGCTGAAAACAACAAGAcaaaagcagcaggtggaggtggaggaggaaaagtGAGTTTTAAACCAGAAGATGGTGAAAACAACAAGAcaaaagcagcaggtggaggaaaaGTGAGTTTTAAACCAGAAGACGCTGAAAGCAACAAGATGAAatcagcagcaggtggaggaggaaaagtGAGTTTTAAACCAGAAGACACTGAAAGCTACAagacaaaagcagcagcagcagctttcatCTCCGGCAAAAAGGAAACAACTCCAAACCTGGATAAAGGGGGAGACAGAGCtaaagcagcaggtggaggagaaggaaaggTTTGTTCGAAACCAGAAGACGGTGAAAGCAACAAGacgaaagcagcagcagcagtagcagcagcttTCATTTCCAAGAAACAGACCGaggagaacaacaacagcagcagcagcagccaaccAACATGGACGAGTGCTTTGCTGAAGAAACCCGACAA ACCTGCTCAGGTGGAGACTCCTAAGAAGGAGACGGGGGGAGTCAGAGGGAGGGTGAAGCTGAGAGCCAACCCGTCGCTCCTCGCTGACCTGATGCCTGTGGACCCCCCGACCTCTACCCCGACCCCGACCTCTACCCCGACCCCGGCCTCCAGGGGGGGACTGAGAACCAGAACTCCAGAGAGAGGGGACCCGAAGCCTCGCAGCCCCTCACCCAGCCCCTCAG CGTCGGAGAAGGAGTCCCCTGCAGACTGGAGGTCGAAGCTCAAACCCGTCGCCAAAGACACAAA acctgctgctcctccaccgTGGGCGAACGGAGCTGGAAAGCCCCAGAACTCAGAGCCCTCTGCCGGGCCTGCCTCTCATGGTTCTGCCCCGAGTGTCCCTGTCACGTCGCCTCCATGGAAGG GATTTCAGAATGTTCCGAGAGACCAAACCACAAACGGCACCAAGTCGGAGTCAAAGACTTCGAAG atgaagCCAGACTACATTCCTAAAGAGGACATCATGAAGGAGCTTCAGAGCATTGAAGACAGCTTGAACGAgttggagagaagaggagtggagctggaggtgaagcTCCGCAGCAGCGAGGAAG agggtgaagatgaggatgaggtcATGGTCGAGTGGTTCAACTTGATCAGGAACAAGCAGGTGGCCATGCGCCGGGAGTCTGAACTGGTTTACat aggAAAAACTCAGgacctggaggagcagcagcccaGTGTTGAGCTGGAGCTCAGGAGACTGATTGACAAACCAG ACCGCCTGAAAACAGCCAtggacagaaagagggagaaggagctgaTGGACAAGCTGGTGGAGATCGTCAACGACAGAAACGCCATCGTGGACGGGCTGGACGAGGACAGGCTCAG ggaggacgaggaggaccaggagctAAACAAGTTGATGATGAATTTCA ccgtAAAGAAGGACAAACCAAAGAAAAAGTCCAAACTGTTCAGCTGGGGCAGCAAGAAGGAGGGATGA